Part of the Vicugna pacos chromosome 3, VicPac4, whole genome shotgun sequence genome is shown below.
AGAAACATGAGTTCCAAAGGGAGGAATTCCCGTGACTGACCCAGAGCCATCAGAGCTTCTCAAGAACTCTCCTGGGGTGAGGCGATCACATTTCTCTGAAAGTGTTACTCCAGCCTTGAGTGGAATCTGCCAGGTGAAATATCTCAGAGTCCCTGACTTTGATGAAAGTAGATTCAACACGTTTTACACTAAACACAATTTGATTCTCAGTTCCTTTTAAAACGGCCCCTAGACCGCTGTTATAAAGATAAAGGAGCCAAAATCACATGCTTGTTAATTATGTATGTTTATTCTCAGTTCAAGAgctatgtgttttatattttaaggaaTCATTTCAGAAATCTGAGATGTTTTTTGTCACAGCCTGGACCCGGAAAGTTGTATGGAAATATCAATAAAGTCTGTCGCTACTactgagaataaatttctgcaaTTCCATTTTACCAATGGAACcaaaaaatacatcatttttctaattgtttaaaaaatagaagcatGTGATTGACTTGTCTATTAAGTGTATAGATTGAAAAAGAATACCTTCACTCTGacataaacataacttttgtttaaatataccacCTTATCAGCAatttaataatcataaagaaaaggacacatgcaaatagaagaaacaatccatttttattaaaatgatggaaaataggcattattaactttttttgtatttactctcctttttttctttttcagttttattaggtagaattattacagtttgcaaTACACATTGTATTGTgtgtaaatacacatatacagtatactgcacttttttttagtttacatatatgtactgatcattgttcctaagaacagattagagcgttagctttttaaacttacatagttatcaaaggaataaagccaactacaaataAGAATCAACATAATATgataatccagtcataaaggacagtcaaatgtgcttacacatgtttaagaaatcaatcatctaagttatcaaTAAGTAgtccatttgtgtcattattattattattttttagattcctcatataaataatgtcatatggcatttttctttctctttccggcccacttcacttagaatgatgatcttcaggtccattcatattgctgcaaatggcattttttattcttttttatggctgagtagtgttccattgtatatatgtaccatatcttcttacatccagtcatctgttttgttttcatgtcttggctgaaAGACTATGGCtgtcgtaaatagtgctgcatgaACCTTGGGGTGCACgttctttttgaattttagttttctccagatatatacccaggagagggattgctggatcacatgataagtctattttcagctttttaaggaacctccatactgtcctccatagtggctacaccaatctacacccccaccaacagtgtgggagggttcccttttctccacaccctctccagcatctgtcatttgtagacttttcaatggtggccattctggctgatgtgaggtggtacctcactgtagttttgatctgcatttctctgacaattaacaatgctgagcatttttttcttgtgcctattggccatttgtatgtcttcattggagaattgcttgtttaggtcttctgcccattttgggattgggagaaaatatttacaaatgatgcgactgacaagggacttatttccaaaatatacaaacagctcatacaccttaatatcaaagaaacaagcgacccaatccaaaaatgggcagaagacctaaacaagcaattctccaaatcATTAGATTgtataagaattttatttttaaaacaccagaggcacaggaaaatagaaataataataatgacgtTATTTATATTTATCTACCTGTCAGTATGTGTATTATGAGTGTATTTTTAGACATATGTTAATCACTATTAAGTGAACTTGGACAAGGATTAGAAAGTAATGTATGTTTTCCTAAATTTTTCCATTATGCAAtaatattaacttttaaatagatacatgataaaataactttattgctGGATATGACATCTTTGCTGTAAAGATATCATTTTTGAGATCTTAAAGATCTTAAATTTGTTACCATGCCTACATATTTATTGAAGGTGTCCCTCAGGGAATCTTTAACTTTCTCATTTCGAAGACTGTAGGTAAAAGGATTCAGCATTGGTGTTACAATGGTATTCAGTACTGTGGCAAGTTTGTTAACATTCATCACATTGCCCTTTTTTGGACGGACGTAGATGAAGATGGAGCTTCCATAGTAAAGTGTTACGACTGTGATATGCGACACACAGGTGGAGAAAGCTTTCTGCCGTCCCTGGACAGAGGGAATTCTAAAGATTGTAATGATAATGTACGTGTAAGACAGTCCTGTCAGGAGCAAGGAACCCAGTAACAACACAGCAGAGGAGACAAAGTCAGCCAGTTCAGCCAGAGAGATATCCGCACAGACCAGCTTTAGCACAGGGGCACTGTCACAGAAAAAGTGATTGATTACATTTGGCCCACAAAAGGACAGAGGAGCACTTAATATTGCTGATGCCAAAATTGACAAAAATGCACCCCCGTAAGATCCCAGAAGTAATGATACGCATGTTTTCTTGTTCATGATGATGATATACCTTAGTGGGTTGCAGATGGCAACGTACCAATCGAAGGACATGACAGCCAGGAGGAAGAATTCTGTGGATACCaagagaaagtagaagaaagactGTGCAAGGCACCCCATGAAGGATATTGCTTTGGTGAGAGAAAGTGTGTTGGCCAGCATCTTAGGCACCACTGTGGACGTAATGGCAACCTCGAGAAAAGAAAGATTGGATACAAAGAAATACATGGGTGAATGCAGATGGTAGTCACCACACACCAAAAAGATAATCATGGTGTTGCCAATCAGAGACGTCACGTACATAAgcaggaatgcagaaaatagaagaatTTCTACTTCTTTTTCATTCTGAAATCCTAGAAGGATGAACTCAGTGACTGTGGTCTTGTTTATGTGATCCATAATGTTCCTACTTGCCCCTGGTATAATACAAAAGAGGAGGATATGATTTGTTCTTTCATCTTAACCTTGGAAGTACCCTACCTATAGAAATTAAGTATATTTTATGGAATAATATTAATAAAGACAAATAGTTATTTTCCCAGTGTATAAACAGCTCCTGGTATAAACTGTGCAAGAGGTAAGAGGTCAAGTGTGACATTCACTCACAATAGTTGAATCAGATTGTCCCACAGTAGGAGTGTGGCAACTGTCCTTTTGAAAGACCTGTGAACCTCCCCTCAGGGTAGGGAATCTAACAGTGAATTCAGCTCTTTGCAAGTCGTGTGAACAGGTAAGCAGAGTGTCCTTTGGGACAGATACATCCATTCAGATGTAAAGACATTTATTGAGAATGCTGGCAGACAGAATTGCAGTGGAGTCTAGGCATGTGCAAAAGGCCTTTTCGAGTTGATTTATTAcaattgagaagaaaaaaatgttaaaaaaaaccaacaactaaACATGATTACGTAATAGGCTCATGACCCTGACTTACAGGTTCCAACCTCTATGTTGTCAAATTAACCATCATCAAGTCAGTCTCCTGTAATATCTATGCAGAGTCACATCTCATAGCAAATGAGGTATTCGTGATTAAGATTAAGGTATTAAGGTATTTGAGATTAAGGTTAAGATTAATGAGGTCTTTCAAGATTAAAGGAAAAGGATTAAACATATGACTCTTGTTTGTCACTTGATTATATTTATCTTAAAATGCAGATAAAGTGAATGATCAGCAAGAGGGGTAGAAAAATTGAACTTGGAGGTTTTACCTATTCCTAAgagaagaagcagaagcagaatttTGTAGAGCTCACGCTAGGAATCTAGGGCCACAGGCACGGAGAAAACAGGAAACTTGTTAGAGAGAAGGAATTTTTTTACTTGCTGGCTCTGCTGGTATTTTGGGTAGGCAAAAGGAAAGGTTTGGATAAAGGACTAATGTCAAATCCCACATTATTAGACACATCAAAACTTGATATTGGTGTCGGAAGGGCAACTTCTTTATAAGTGGGAATTTTTATTGCTACTTTTCAATAGATATAATGGATGAGTGTGGCAGGGCCACGAAATTTATATAACAGTTACATAACAGAGGGTTGGAAATAAGACAATACCTGTGTCTTTTAATTTAGCTTAAGTTTTTCTTTCtgatcataaatatttattaacttattCATTCACTGACTTTTATCATTATCTATTTACTGCATCGTGAGGAAGCACTTAAAGACACAGATACATTTATGACTCATGCATGTTACACATTTTATGCTATGGGTAAGAGAAATAATTTGGATCCAAGTTAAACCCCTGTGATTCTTTATAATGCCCATTCTGAAGACAGTAACACAAAGTCAATATTTAAGCTAATACAAACTAAATTGGTGAATACAGTGACACGGTATGAGAGACTGCAACCAGTTTACTTTCTTACAACCatgcaaaggaaaggaaatactgATGGATttgatggagaaggaaaaaaatggtggAGTAAGGTATGTTACTTGAAAGAGGCTTTTTTGTGGTCTCATTAACTAGTTGGTTTGAATATGAGCAATtgatgtttatctttttttaaaacttttttattgagttatagtcactttacaatgatGTGATGTTTATCTCGAGGGCACTAAGAATGCGAAGGCAAAAGCTAAGTGCTCAGATGGAAACAATAAAGATTTATTCAGTCAATTCCAAAATTTTGCCTTAAGGTTGGCAATAAGcgaaaaagaggagaaaggacaGGAGAAAAATCATAGTCTggggaaaattagaaaacaaaacaaaagcagcatGAGCAAAGAATATCAGTTAAAAAGAATATTGTCAATTCTCCGCTTACCTGCTAAAGCATACCTCAAAATGTTCATGAATGTTTAAGCACATGTTTTCTGAATATTCCTTCCTTGTAACTGCAGGATCTGGGCATCGTGCACGGGAggaatcacatttattgattatgTCCTTCTTCTGACAGTATCAAAAGTTACGAAACATAGTTTGGAGAATTACAACTATGGCTGTAGGAGGGTTTAAAAGGACTTTGTGTGAGAGTGAACGATTCAAAACAGTGAGGTATTACTGCACATCTGTAGATTATGAGAATctggaaaaagaagggaaggctGAGTTCACTATTGCTGCTTCCCTAGGGGTAGGGCTTTGAGAAGATCAATAGCCTCCagagaataatttatttaaaaaaaaaaaacaactctaattaaaagaaaagtaaaaatgtcCCAAATTAGAAGTGAGAACTTATAAACACAACTTCTTTAAGGAATATACTGAGCTTAAAAATCCTAGCAAAATCGTTAGAGACACTTTGGTCAagaatctgtcttttaattgttgTATGATGTCACGTGCAGGCATCAGGTCGTGAGAAGGGTTTTGATGCTTAGCATCACCATTGCAGTAGTATAATCACCATCTGCATTTATTGAATACCGACTGTGTACTTGGTACCCTTCTAAAAATTGTGctcacatttttttaactttgtaaaaaCCGTATGAGGTAGACTGTGTTATTACACTGACTTGTGCTATTTCAcataactaataaataaaaatatcaaaacgtCAGAggattctaaaatataaatttatctaatataaaaaatatttaaataataaattcctTGCACGTTGAATATTTGGTACATATTTTCATTCACTGAGACATACATATAATCCATGCCATCAGAATCATATAAGTTGGTCAGCAATGAAAAAGACAcacataaaaaaaacaaaactgcacaTTATTATggagtaaataaaaatatattttggatgtaAAAACAGTTGATATAATGCACTCAAGAGAAAATTCCAGTAAACAGATGTCCAGATTACAAGTCAGTGGTGAACTGcttattaaaacagaaattttacaTAGAAATTATCCAAGCAATTCACATCATCCTTCTGGCAGGCATCTTCCTGGTCAGATAAAAATCCAGGATATATCTTTTTGTTTGGATTGAACATCTAACATTTATTCTCATataattttccccatttttgcCTTTAGGGTGAATTAC
Proteins encoded:
- the LOC140690310 gene encoding olfactory receptor 6M1-like, whose protein sequence is MDHINKTTVTEFILLGFQNEKEVEILLFSAFLLMYVTSLIGNTMIIFLVCGDYHLHSPMYFFVSNLSFLEVAITSTVVPKMLANTLSLTKAISFMGCLAQSFFYFLLVSTEFFLLAVMSFDWYVAICNPLRYIIIMNKKTCVSLLLGSYGGAFLSILASAILSAPLSFCGPNVINHFFCDSAPVLKLVCADISLAELADFVSSAVLLLGSLLLTGLSYTYIIITIFRIPSVQGRQKAFSTCVSHITVVTLYYGSSIFIYVRPKKGNVMNVNKLATVLNTIVTPMLNPFTYSLRNEKVKDSLRDTFNKYVGMVTNLRSLRSQK